GAGAACGGAGAGAAGGAAGAAATAGCCGTGACCGTGAGAAGAGGCAGAGCGAGAGGATAAGGCAGATGGAGGCCGGGGCAAAACGGTGTCAAAAGATGGGTCAGAAATTCACTAAGGCCTTTTAGATTGAAGattttttcaacctgatgaatagtagcactttcatcttatttggtaaatattgtccaatcgtggaccaactaagctcaaaagatttatctcgtgatttccaactaaactgtgcaattagtttttttttttacctacatttaatgctccatgcatgcgtccaaaaattgatgtgatggaaagagagtgaaaaaaattagaattttggagtgatctaaacaaggcctaagttgcCAACAAAAACGAGAAAGGGCAAAATAACTTGATGCACACCTTTCGTAAGAGCATTCTGACAAAGCCCCACAAACTTAATGGCACCGCTTCCGTAAGGGCAAAATTCCCATTTTCTCGTGGCAGTGGGGACTCCAAATGATAAGGAGATGTAAACGAAAATTACAAACTGAAACGACGCCCTTGGCTCCCAACGCCGTGCATCTCAGTCATGGAGTGGGCATCACAAGGCACGGCCCTTGGATGATTCCGAACCAAAGTTAGGTTTAGTATCCTGTTTtgcgttttgtttgattttggtcCAATTTTGGTTAATAGGTGCATCTGTGTATTCTGCATATTCAGGGGACTGTATCTGTAGTTCATCTTCCTAATTTGTTAGGTGCAGGGTTTGAAAAAGTAGCATCAACAGAACTAGTCAGTGTTCATGTCAGGATGCCCATGATTTTGCCAGAGCTCATGAGCTTCAAGAGAATGTCGATGGGCTGTTCTTCATTCAGGATAGGATAATTATTGCCAAAGCACATGAGCTGCAAGAGAAGGCTAATGACCTTCTCTTCCAGTGAGAAAGTCTATTGTTTCTTCATTTTAAAATTATAACTAATAATGTATTTTGCTCGTTCATATTCAAGTGCAAGATTGTTTCATTCTGATGATTCAACTCCATTGCAGCTTCCTATAAATAACAACCAGATTGTTTCAATCTAATGGTTCAATGCGCTTAGATTCCCCCTGCAGACTGTACCTTCAGACTACAACTCAGATTTAGTGTTCATCTTCAGATTTGCATTCTGGCATGTATGAACTCGGTGTGTTTTAATTTAACATGCTGATtttcaaacaagaaaaataaccTAATTGTTTTCCTGAACACCAGCCATTTCAAACACTCTGAAGTTCTGAACTCTATATGCCGGTGTGTGTGGGAATTTTCTGCTCTAAACATAAGCATCTCATCAGCGGTGGAAGCTCAGGTGAGATGTAGGCGACATCGGGCAACCTATCAGCCTCGGAGTTTGAATCTCCACGGGTGGGGCGATGGTGTGGAGGACGTCTTAGGCAGCACCCTGGAGGAGTTTACTATGGCTTTCTTTTCTATCAGAATAATTTTCTCTGTATCAGCTCTCTCTCATCGGACCGAGCATGCCATAGCAAAGAAAGCTAAGTGATACGGAGTTGCCATGAAACAAGCGATCGATATGCAAGGAAGCAAACTGGCCACCGATTCCAGCCATGTGCTACCCCCAAAATTATTGGCGTAGGCTTCGTGAGCTGCAGCGTGAAGAGCTAAAGCCAAAATGCTCTCTGCTTTTTAGGCACTACTCTAGCGTACGCCGAGCAGACCCAAAACTTAAGGTCGTTAGGATATAGACAGTATATATCAGGACGTGTTTCTTGGGCTCATCGTCTTTTTTCTTTGTCACTGTTTTAAGATTTTTCACATAAGGTTCTTTCTTAGGAAGAGAAAGTTGGGACAGCTTGTCAACTTGACACTTTGCTTTTATATTTATGCCGCAAGTTGATTTTATATTTGTGCCGCATAGACCAAGTCTATTGTCAAAAGGGACGCTGAATATGTTCAAGAAACAACGTGAAGATGGAGACAATGGGCATGTCTGTTTCCACTTAGGGTTTTTTTTGTACTACTTAAAACCTGATTTGAGATAAAAAAAAATCGAGAATCTCACCTAAGCGTCTTGATTATTTTGGCAGCAACGGCCAACGGCGGTAGGAATCGGCTCATCCGTTGTCCCGTGCGTTTTCTGAACCGCGGCTCCACCGTTGCGTTTCCTCAGCCGCGAGAAGTTTTCCTTTCCTTGCCCTCCTCTCCGATCCCCCACTTCCTCCGCCGCGCAGAGGCGCGTATGGGAGCCCTACCGCCAGTCTCCCGCATGGCCGCCGTGGACGTGGACGGCGCATGTCGCACCACGCTATACGCCCATGCCCAGCGAGatttgcaactcccaaaacaaTTCGCTCAGAAAGAACTATGTTGGCCGCAGCCCACAGCGGCAAAAGTGTGTTCGAGGATGGCCTGTGGCTGTGTTTTACTACAGCCAGGGCAGGAAGGCGAACTGTAAAAGCTCGTGCATTCGTGGGTATTGTATTTCCAATTCCAATGGGTGAACTACAGCAGATCCTTCGAGTTTTGTTTACTGATAGACACAGAGCTCTGTGTTCTTATATTTATGAAGTTGCACAAATGGCTAAACAGTGGTTTATATTAGTGACCATCATTCCATCAATCATCACGGTTAAAGAAAATAGTCAAGTGAACATCAATCAGAATAGAGGCGAAGCAACAAAGCAGAGCAGTAACTCCTTAGCGTATAAACGCGGCGTTCAACTTAAACATAGCAAAGCACGTTGCCCTTGTATTCGCCTTCGATTCGTCGCTATCTCCGTTGTTGTCCGTTGGTTGATTCTACAAGGATACCATATGTTGAGAGGAGGCTAGCACGATGCAGAGATCAGCCGTCAGCGCGCGGTCCCTTCTCTGACGCTGGAGAAGATTGACACACAAGGGAAACATATGTAGTATTAAACACAGCCACACAGGATGAGAGAGCTGGTGAGAGAACAGAGTAACTATGGCACCAACGTTGTTGCTACTTGAACAGAGCAGGTTAAATCTATGCTACGAATTCATCAACATCAACGATGACAATATGAACATTTTATAGACACATGTACCAGCACAATCATTAAACATAAAAGCACAGGAGGGTCAAAAACTCAAAAATTGATGACTGGACGCATACCGACCTATGCTTCTAACTCATGAACAACTAGGTACAACAGTACAAGAGGAGGACATAGAAAAGGGAGCTTATGATATTTAATAAAAAAAAGATTTACCTCTTGTCAACTGAACATTTCAGCTCACCGTGGACGACAGGGAGAAAGAAGTGGCAGACTGGCCCTCGTCGCCGCCCACTTGGAGAAACTGAGCAGGAACAAAGCCCTCGGCCTTCTTCTGACTCAAGGCCCTGAAGAGTGGGAAAGCTGGTCTCGGTCACATATTCACATGGAGCAGTGCTCCACGTTCAGAAAAGGGAGGAAATGGGAAACCTCTTACCGGACTCGAATGTCCAAGCATTCGTGGACTCTAACGACGGTAGCGGAGAGGTCTCTGAATGTATAATTCGTAGTTTGACCATATTTTTCGGCTCTATCCTCACATCTACCCCTAGATCTCGAAGTCTTTCCAGCTTCTCCTTATCCTTTCCAGATTTGCATCCTTTCACAAGTAACGTTCCACATTTTGACAGTGTCAAGGACTGCAAACTGGTGAGCTGTTGTATGCATGCAGGTATAGCTACTATATTGTAGGCATCCACCTTGAGCTCCCGGAGGGAGGTAATCTCGCCCAACCACCTTGGCAGCATTGTAATACTCTCACAGTTCAATATCTGTAGTTTCTGGAGGGATGTCCATCCCCGAATGCTCTCTGGCAAAGGTACCTCGTCAGAGCAGCCGTCTATAGTCAGTTCACCAATTTCAAATTGTCTAAGACCATCCCATGATAAGGATGAAAACCCTCTTCTAAACAACCTGATCTCCATTTTGGATAATAACGTAGGGATGGATGGTCCCATGATTCGATGAAAAGATGGACACAGGTCTTGGCCTGGTTGTCCTTCCCTGCCTGATAAGATGTACCTGGCGCTCCTTGGGATTGATGGTTCAAACCTCAGCCTAGAACAACAGCACATCTCCAGATCTTGAAGGCTTGGAAACAAATTTTCATCGCTACCCTGCCCCTCCACCTCCATGGATATTTGCAACTCCACGTTGTTTAATTCTGACATGACAATTCTTTTGAGTTTCTTAAGTGGCCCAGTGCACGAGATGCGAACCGACCAATCTATCCTCCATGAAATGTGCAGCTCTTCAAGACTCTGTGCCTGATCCAAATGAAGATGCTTAATGTGCACATCGTAGAGCCCCAGCTTCACAAGGTTTGTGAGTGAAGGCATCAGCTGCAGATGCTCAGTTATCACACAGCAGATCTCCAGTTTCACAAGGCTTGTAAGTGACATCAAACGAAGGAAAGTATTGTACTTCAAGCGGACTTCTTCTCCGTTCCCATACCAAACAGGATCATCCGCAATTTGAAGATCGTCGATATGTAGTTCTGACTATATTAGAACCACTTCTCCGGAAGGAAAGAACAGGCAACTGCATTTTCAAGGGACACGAGGAACAGTGGTTAGCCATGATGCAACCATGTAAGGACAAAGCAGCCTGGAGCGAAATTAATTTATGTAGTCTAACAAAATGTAAAGCCCTATCTAACGATAATGTGTTAATGCATACTCcatcgttctaaattataaatcgctttAATTTTTTTGGTACATAGGATTTGCTATGCTTTAGACATAACGTATATATAAATGTATAGCAAAATGTATGTACTAAAgaaatcaaaacgacttataatttggaacggtggGAGTACAAAGAAATATTATTATCACCTCATTGAGCTACTGTGCGTATAGATATAAATATTTGCGAACAATGGTCATCATCAATCAACTACAAAAATTACGGGAGAACATCTCCTCCACCCACCCCACCCCAATATTATTGAAACACCGGGAGTAATTTACCTCAGATGTGCTGATGAAGCCTCCGATGTTCCTCTTGTTGACAACTAACGTGTCCAAAGAAGTCAGGTACGGGTTCGATTGGGACAAGAGCTGCAGATTGGCAGCGTGCACTCTCAGCTCCTGTAGTGACGTGAGTTCTCCAAGCCACTCCGGTAGAGCAGAAAATttctgacaatctactacctctactgTCCTGAGGGAGTGGCCACTCCGAATGGTATCTGGCAAGGTCATCAGATCCTTGCAGGAATGGAAACTGAGTTGCTCTAGATTAACAGCGTTCTTAAGAAATTTGAAATCATCTGGAGAAAAGGCACAGTCCTCTATTTCCATGCTCCATGATGTTAATTCTGAACTTCCGATGTATTGCTCAGATGATAGCACATCGCTGCTTCTTTTGATGTTACATCTCCGACTTCCTGGGAAAGCTGGAACAAACCTCAGCCTGTGGCAGTCTACAATAGCAAGCACTTGGAGATTAGGAAATATTTCATATTCACGGCTTCTATGAAGATGTTGATCATCATCAGTTGCAAGTGTGGTAATCCACTCCAGGTTTTTCATTCTCTTGATTTCAAGTTCTCTCAGTTTCCTAAATGGTCTCGCACCCCCATAGATATCGCTACCCACTTTGCTGATCCTAGGCATATCTGAGATGTGCAGCACTTCCATGTTTTCTAGTTGACCCAATGAAGGGAGGTGCTCACAGTTCATCACGTCAGACAGCTCAACTATCACAAGGTTTGGGAGGAAAGAACTTATGTTCACCATCCAAGAGCAAAACGTATCACCCCTGAAGCCTTCAATTCGAAGTTTTTTTAGGTTCCCATGAGGCTGGAGTTTTTCAAGAACTGCAATGTCATTAACTATGCTTGAATCTCCTGGTAAACTGCTGCTGGACCACATCAAACTCAGTGACTGCAGTTGCTGATACTGGGTCAATCCGTGATGATCACCTACTTCCTCTGCTCTCTCCACATGCTCAAGGTTCTTAATAATTAGCTGCTTAACTTCGCAGTCATGGTTTTGATATAGAAGAGAGAAGTTACTGGAGCAACTAGTGGCGCACTTTGGTCTTACACAAAAAAAGTCAAGTGCAATATTAGAAACTAAACTAACACAAATATGCTGAAAGAACACTGCTACACTAAACATACCACGATCGTGTCACTTGACCCATCCGACCAGTCACAGCAACACAAGCACAGTACAACcatacactccatcatgcttGACCCGGACGTGACGGTTGCACGTCTAGCCATTAATTTTAGTAACTGTTGCATAATTGATGTCAAGTGGTTATTAACGTATAGTTTTAATCAATTGTGTGTATATATAACTAATGTTCTGCAGCTGgacatagaataacttattctgtggccactttaagttacgataaAAGCACAGTGCCCACATGGTGTTTATGGAATTGCTCTGAACTGTTCTTACATAATGAGCTACCAAAAGATCTTGAGTGCGGCGGCATTTTTGCAGCCCCACAACAACACCACGCCAAGCCAAGCACCAACACGCCAACGGCTAGCACGACCTCTCTGCTCCCATTCTCACCATTGTGAGTCAATCTCAGTGCAGACCGATGTTACCGACTATGATTAGGCAGTCGCTATGGAGGAGCGCGGGATGAAGAAGGTGAAGAGTGGCTTGTGACGTCTCAACAGCCAAGGCCCAAGATGCTGAACTGAACATGTTTGGCCCAAGTTGGGTTAAGTGCATGCACGAGGAGTCCGCTGAGCTAACACCAGCTCGCCACCTGCGTGTTGATATAAGGGGCATTCACGCCGTGTAATGGATCATCAAGCACTATGAACAAACTAAACTAAGCTATACCTGTTGTCTCCGTATCCTCCTTTGCTTCTCCCCTCCTTTCCTCTTCTGCAAGTTGAGGGTTGCTAACAAAATTGGTATTAGAGGTCACCGGTCTAGAGCCACACAACATTCACCATGATCACTTCACCCACTTCCGCCGCTAGTTGGGGGCCATGGATCCCAATGTCAAGTTGATCATCGACGAGCTCAAGGCGATCGCCGGTGACTTCATCGACTTGCTGAATCGCTGATGCAGTGGATGGAGTCCGCTGAGAAGACACTGACAGACAGCTTCGGCGCCATGTACACTACGGCCAAGGTCTTCGATCAGTGCAAGCTTGCGTGGATGCATCGGTCAAAGACATTCGCTTCAAGTTCGTGGTGCTTCGCAAGCAAGTGAATTGAGTGGTTCTTGATTCTTGTCCCGCCACTGCAGTGGGGCGGCTACAACAACCTCGTCTGCTAGCAACCTAGCCATCGGCCTTGTTGGGCACCGTGCCGAACATCATCATCGGGAGTTTGGGTTCCCTATCCATCTCCCTGTCAAGAGTATGCATGATCTTTCTGATTCCCTGCTTTCATGTTCTGCATCCCATCCTATGCTCGATAGTTTGGGGGTCTGCACTTTTGGGGTTCATCTAGGGTTTGAGTGTTTGTGTTCCTCGAGTAACAAGACACTAAAGTTGAATTTTCCATCCTTTGATGAGGATAATCCCAAGCTCTAGATTAGTAGGTGTGAGGATTACTTTGACATGTACATCCTCGAGAGATCGATGTGGATTAAGTTTGCGTGTATGCACTTGTCCTGTTTTGCAACACGCTGGCTTCAATCGATGGAGTCCCATGATTGTTGTCTTAGTTGAGTGGAGTTTTATCAATTACTATGGATCATTTTAGTAAGGATCCAAATGTGTTGTTGATTCACCAACTTTTTAGTATTCATCAGCCGGGGAGTGTCTCGGATTACATTGAGAAATTCTCTGGGTTGGTGGATCAGTTGATCGCTTATGGGAAAAATACAAATCCCCTCTACTATGCGATGCATTTTTGTGGATGTCTTGCATGACGATGTCAAATTATCTGTGCATATGTATCGTCCCACGATACTAGATTCTGCTTGTGCTCTCATCTTATTATAGTAAGAGATGGCAGACCCATCCAAGTGGAAGGACTTCCATGAGCTGGATTTCTCCTTTGGTGGGAATCAAGTGTTGCGCAGCCCATTGCCTCTGCCTTTGTCATCGTGGCTTGACAAGCCTGCTTTGACTACATCTTCGACTGATGATCGTCGAGGTTGTGGCGTTGACGATAAGCTAGCGGCCTTATGTGTCTACCGGTGTGCTCATGGACTGTGTGTCTAGTGTGCTGAGAAGTGGTCCCACGACCATCGCTTCCTCAAGAATATTGAAGTGCATGTTCCGCAGGAGGTATGGGATAAAGTGGGGATCAAGTGGAGATTCTTCATTATATTCTAGGGATCCGCCTCTGGTTAAGGACTACTAGTTGTTTGTCACCATCTCTTTTTTTCGAAAATGTTTGTCACCATCTCGGTGTCAGTCATTCAAGGTGGTTCAGCACCCCGCACTATTTAGTTTCAAGGTGAATTACAAGGGCATTCGATGTTGATCTTGTTGGATTCAGGGAGTTCTCATTCCTTTGTCAGTGTTGCTTTGGCAGTCTCTCTGACTAGAGTTCAGAGTCGTGCTTCTCCTATGGTGGTCAAGGTGACCGATGGCAACAGAGTCAAGTGTGATTCACATATTCCTAAGGTAGTGTAGTCAGTTCAGGGATTCCCATTCACTTCTCACTTGAAGATCTTTCAACTGACAACTTATGACATGATCACTGGGATGGATTAGCTTGAGACATTTAGTCCGATGAAGCTACATTGGCATGAGAAGTAGGTCCACATTCCTTACAGCCACTCCTGGGTTCATAGTGTTACAGGGGTTGGTGGTGAAAGCCCTAAGTttaattttggtaattgagtgacaactagtGGACTAATGCTTTCAGTGATTTATGATTGAGCTAGGGTCCACATAAGGTGATGAGCAGGGCTAGGAGATGCTTGTGATGGAGATCAAGCCATATGGAGCAAGGTTCAGAATTGGGAAGGAGGAGATGAAAACAAACTCGAAGGTAAAGGTATATGCTAGGGGTTTTCATTTTGCTGACCGAGATGCAATAGAGTAAATGGTTAGGCTTAGGATatatggtcgtactattaagaggggaactcTAAAGCGAagatggttatctagtgccacttggtTTGAACTAACTTTGTATATGCATTGGACCTAGTGACACGATGAGGAAGCAAgtgaaaatgctttgaaaaatgtttttgaaaagctAACTTAGTGCTTAAGTGGTTGTGTTCAAGTTGGAACACATTTGAAGTTAGAAATTTTGAAAACATTTGAGAATAAGGCTTGGTACAGGGTTTCTGTACCCAATGGATTTATCTGGTGCCTTTCTTAGGGAAGCACCAAAGAATAGGGCTTCTAAACTGACTTTTTAGTCTGCTCTCGAGGGTACACCGGAATTTTCTGGTGTCTTGGCCTAGGTGGCATTGAAGAAAGCGCTCGAGATAGGTACATGTGGCAGAAGATTGTGTAGCGTGGGAAAGTTTGAAACACAGCACCGAAAACCCTGGTGGGGGCCACCAGACTTACCCAGTGACCTCCTAGACCTCTAGGTGTTGATGAACAAAAAGGTTCTATCATCACAAGATTTCCGGTGATGGGCACTATTGCTGCACAGGAGAATGCATCGTACTGTTGGATTCCAAAGGCTAGTTTCTACGAAGGCCTAGCCCGGGGTGGCCACCAGAAATTTCCAGTGGTTGCACCACCAGGAGCACCGCAGAAAGTGCCATGGGTGATTTGCTAAGATCAATTTTTTATCGTTGGATCTTCATAATATAAGCTCTGGTGAGTATTCTCTGTTGGTCATAGGAGATTTCTGGTGACCACGTAGAAAGTCCACAAGCCCCAACGACTATATTTGTGAGGTGGCTATAAATATGGGGTGTGCTTGGGCTTGCACACCCTTTTGGCCAGTTTAACTGATACACACACTTGGAGAGCTCAAGCAACCTTCCCACTCACTCCCTTGCTTAGAGATTGATCAAAAATGAGTTTCAAAGAGATATAGTGTATTTGCTTAGGGTGTTTGCATCTAGTGACACTAGTTTATCATTGGGCTGCATatgtcttgttactcttggtggttgccaccacttagACGGCTTGAAGCTGTGGAGGATCATCGAGCACCTTGTGTTCACTGTTTGGTGGCTCCGATCGGGTTGATTGTGAtgggtattgtgctcacccccATAGGATTGTGGTGTGTAGGCTAAGCAAAGTAGTTGCTATTAGGGTCACCTATTTTACTGATCACTTTGCCTTAGTATTGTGATATTGTAGATGAAAGTCTtggtttagttttggtaattgagtgacaaccttaggtggactagtGTGTTTCATGTGAGATGAATAGGTACTTAGTCCACACAACACTAGGTTGAGCAAAGAATGAAAGCTAAGAGAAGTGATGGCttgtgcaagatgcaagtgctcaactagtgaagatgaaggagcttattgaatTTGAGACATGACATAGTCTCATATGG
The nucleotide sequence above comes from Miscanthus floridulus cultivar M001 chromosome 18, ASM1932011v1, whole genome shotgun sequence. Encoded proteins:
- the LOC136524158 gene encoding disease resistance protein RPV1-like → MWSSSSLPGDSSIVNDIAVLEKLQPHGNLKKLRIEGFRGDTFCSWMVNISSFLPNLVIVELSDVMNCEHLPSLGQLENMEVLHISDMPRISKVGSDIYGGARPFRKLRELEIKRMKNLEWITTLATDDDQHLHRSREYEIFPNLQVLAIVDCHRLRFVPAFPGSRRCNIKRSSDVLSSEQYIGSSELTSWSMEIEDCAFSPDDFKFLKNAVNLEQLSFHSCKDLMTLPDTIRSGHSLRTVEVVDCQKFSALPEWLGELTSLQELRVHAANLQLLSQSNPYLTSLDTLVVNKRNIGGFISTSESELHIDDLQIADDPVWYGNGEEVRLKYNTFLRLMSLTSLVKLEICCVITEHLQLMPSLTNLVKLGLYDVHIKHLHLDQAQSLEELHISWRIDWSVRISCTGPLKKLKRIVMSELNNVELQISMEVEGQGSDENLFPSLQDLEMCCCSRLRFEPSIPRSARYILSGREGQPGQDLCPSFHRIMGPSIPTLLSKMEIRLFRRGFSSLSWDGLRQFEIGELTIDGCSDEVPLPESIRGWTSLQKLQILNCESITMLPRWLGEITSLRELKVDAYNIVAIPACIQQLTSLQSLTLSKCGTLLVKGCKSGKDKEKLERLRDLGVDVRIEPKNMVKLRIIHSETSPLPSLESTNAWTFESGKRALSQKKAEGFVPAQFLQVGGDEGQSATSFSLSSTVS